The following coding sequences are from one Myxosarcina sp. GI1 window:
- a CDS encoding class I SAM-dependent methyltransferase: MGKTILGLDSQLYQYLLSVSLREPEVLVKLRQETDKLPMNRMQISPDQGQFMSLLVQLMGAKKTLEIGVFTGYSSLAVALALPPDGKIIACDVDEKTTAIARKYWQEAEVSHKIDLRIAPALETLDKLIAAGEANSFDFAFIDADKRNYPNYYERCLQLIRPGGAIAIDNVLWSGSVADRNPTDKRTIALQQFNQQLHQDKRVKISMLPIADGLTLAMKQVN; the protein is encoded by the coding sequence ATGGGTAAAACAATTTTAGGTTTAGATAGCCAACTATATCAATATTTACTATCCGTATCTCTGCGAGAACCAGAAGTTCTAGTCAAGCTGCGTCAAGAAACAGACAAGCTGCCAATGAATAGAATGCAAATTTCTCCCGATCAGGGACAGTTTATGAGTTTGCTGGTACAGTTAATGGGAGCAAAAAAAACTTTAGAAATTGGGGTGTTTACAGGCTATAGTTCTCTGGCAGTAGCCTTAGCGTTACCACCCGACGGTAAAATTATTGCTTGCGATGTTGATGAAAAAACTACTGCGATCGCTCGTAAATATTGGCAAGAAGCAGAAGTCTCTCATAAAATCGATTTGCGAATTGCGCCAGCTTTAGAAACTCTCGATAAATTAATTGCAGCAGGAGAGGCGAATAGCTTTGACTTTGCTTTTATCGATGCAGATAAGCGAAACTATCCTAACTATTACGAAAGATGCTTGCAGTTAATTCGTCCAGGTGGTGCGATCGCGATCGACAATGTATTATGGTCGGGAAGTGTCGCCGACCGCAACCCAACTGATAAGCGAACCATCGCCTTACAACAATTCAACCAGCAGCTACATCAAGATAAACGTGTCAAAATTAGTATGCTGCCTATTGCCGATGGTTTGACTCTGGCTATGAAGCAAGTGAA
- a CDS encoding NUDIX hydrolase, giving the protein MAHRNPAPTVDIIIELIDRPSRPIVLIERLNSPYGWAIPGGFIDYGESAETTAVREAQEEVSLTVELIEQFQVYSAPDRDPRKHTLSIVFIATATGNPEAADDAKNLGVFHQWEIPTKLCFDHDRIIKEYYHYRNYGIRPNYAGSRK; this is encoded by the coding sequence ATGGCTCATCGTAATCCCGCACCGACTGTAGATATAATTATCGAATTAATCGATCGCCCTTCAAGACCAATTGTGCTGATTGAAAGACTTAATTCTCCTTACGGTTGGGCAATTCCTGGAGGATTTATCGACTATGGCGAGTCAGCCGAAACTACTGCCGTTAGAGAGGCACAAGAAGAAGTTAGTTTGACAGTAGAATTAATCGAACAGTTTCAAGTTTATTCTGCCCCAGATCGCGATCCTCGTAAACATACTCTATCTATTGTTTTCATTGCTACTGCGACGGGAAATCCCGAAGCTGCCGACGATGCCAAAAATCTCGGCGTGTTCCATCAATGGGAAATACCGACAAAACTATGCTTCGACCACGATCGCATAATCAAAGAATATTACCACTATCGCAACTATGGTATTAGACCAAACTATGCAGGAAGTAGAAAGTAA
- a CDS encoding sulfotransferase domain-containing protein codes for MELKKKVINSIARIPVLKDTYHEYSYIKKHYREISLIDFNLKKKNSEVQSTLLFTSPKCASVYLGEVMKRITANTQVTTIDLETHLNKLNISIWDAKEHERAKISNAFVPHGYFYCPLRYGKFLDFIPNLENYKILLVLRDPRDVLTSQYFSFGFSHSMPVNEKLKENFLKKRQMIKTNNIDDYVLQKAGELSKKYRAYIETLVGRSNVKFLTYESMVCDFHNWMDAVVEFLPFKADPETISNLIQEANFDVSQENIYSHKRQVLPGDHRRKLKSETIEILNKEFHDVLVTLNYDIN; via the coding sequence ATGGAACTTAAGAAAAAAGTTATTAATTCAATTGCAAGAATTCCCGTCCTTAAAGACACATATCATGAATACTCGTATATTAAGAAACATTATCGGGAAATTAGCCTTATAGATTTTAACTTAAAGAAAAAAAATAGCGAGGTTCAAAGTACTTTGTTATTTACTTCTCCAAAGTGCGCTTCTGTGTATTTGGGTGAAGTTATGAAAAGAATTACAGCAAACACTCAAGTAACAACAATCGATTTAGAAACGCATCTTAACAAACTCAATATTTCAATCTGGGATGCGAAGGAGCATGAGCGCGCCAAGATCTCCAATGCCTTTGTTCCTCATGGTTATTTTTATTGTCCTTTGAGATATGGTAAATTTTTGGATTTTATTCCTAATTTAGAAAACTATAAAATTTTACTTGTCTTACGAGATCCTAGAGATGTTCTTACTTCACAATATTTTTCTTTTGGCTTTAGTCATTCCATGCCAGTTAATGAAAAGTTAAAAGAAAACTTTTTAAAAAAACGACAAATGATTAAGACCAACAATATCGATGACTATGTTTTACAAAAAGCTGGCGAGCTATCAAAAAAATATAGAGCTTATATTGAAACATTAGTAGGGCGATCGAATGTAAAATTTTTGACATATGAATCGATGGTTTGTGACTTTCATAACTGGATGGATGCAGTGGTAGAGTTTTTACCTTTTAAAGCAGATCCAGAAACTATTAGTAATCTTATTCAAGAAGCTAATTTTGATGTTTCTCAGGAAAACATTTACTCTCATAAGCGTCAAGTATTACCTGGCGATCATCGTCGAAAATTGAAGTCAGAAACCATTGAAATACTTAATAAAGAGTTTCATGATGTTTTAGTTACATTGAATTATGATATAAATTAA
- the ltrA gene encoding group II intron reverse transcriptase/maturase translates to MSNTHPIPKLNSVEWNEINWRKVEKSVFKLQKRIFQASKTDNVRKLRRLQKTLLNSYYAKLLAVRRITQDNSGKKTAGVDGVKSITPKQRLNLVQSMKLSKKSKSVRRVWIPKANGKERPLGIPVMHDRAVQALVKAALEPEWEAKFEPNSYGFRPGKSCHDAIQSIFNQIRYKTKFVLDADISKCFDRINHTKLLKKVNTFPKIRGQIRAWLKAGILDNGKIIFPETGSPQGGVISPLLANIALHGMEQEVKEYAATWKGNKRDNMDSLSLIRYADDFLILHKDLNVVQTCRRILEEWLSDIGLELNQEKTKIKHTLNEYEREKPGFDFLGFNIRQYPVGKHQSGKDTTGKKLGFKTIIKPSKEKVTKHYRKLADIVDAHKASPQHVLILKLAPIIRGWCNYYKTVCSKDIFAKVYSLLFRKLLRWGIRRHPNKPKSYSINKYWTSNKLDNWTFGCSKEGIKYVLPQHRNTAITRYTKVKGDASPYDGNSTYWATRMGKHPEIKASLARLLKKQKGKCNHCGLTFKPEDRIERDHITATKAGGKNIIDNIQVLHKHCHDVKTKKDLQAIKRHKIRKGWNKVYKQFQEQFDKTDWIWSEDLPTLV, encoded by the coding sequence ATGTCTAATACACATCCAATACCCAAATTGAATAGTGTGGAATGGAACGAGATTAACTGGCGTAAAGTCGAAAAATCGGTGTTCAAGTTGCAAAAGCGCATTTTCCAAGCCAGCAAAACTGACAATGTTAGAAAGTTAAGACGGTTACAAAAAACCCTTCTAAACTCTTACTATGCCAAACTATTAGCGGTCAGACGAATTACCCAAGATAACAGTGGCAAGAAGACAGCAGGTGTTGACGGAGTAAAATCAATAACCCCCAAGCAACGCCTCAACCTTGTCCAATCAATGAAGTTGAGCAAAAAATCCAAATCGGTCAGACGAGTATGGATTCCTAAAGCCAACGGAAAAGAACGACCTCTTGGAATCCCAGTAATGCACGATAGAGCAGTCCAAGCTCTAGTTAAGGCAGCACTAGAACCAGAATGGGAGGCAAAATTCGAGCCAAATAGCTACGGATTCCGACCAGGAAAAAGCTGCCATGATGCTATTCAAAGCATCTTCAACCAAATTAGGTATAAAACTAAATTTGTACTAGATGCCGATATTAGTAAGTGCTTTGACCGCATAAATCACACCAAACTTCTAAAAAAGGTAAACACCTTTCCAAAAATAAGAGGACAAATTAGGGCATGGCTAAAAGCGGGAATTCTAGACAACGGGAAAATTATATTCCCTGAAACTGGAAGCCCCCAAGGTGGAGTTATTAGCCCACTATTAGCCAACATCGCCTTACACGGAATGGAACAAGAAGTAAAAGAATACGCCGCTACTTGGAAGGGGAACAAACGGGATAATATGGATTCCTTATCCCTTATCAGATACGCGGATGATTTTCTGATACTGCACAAAGACCTGAACGTAGTCCAGACTTGCAGAAGGATATTAGAAGAATGGCTGTCCGACATCGGATTAGAACTAAACCAAGAAAAAACCAAAATTAAGCATACTCTTAACGAATATGAGAGAGAAAAACCAGGGTTCGATTTCTTAGGGTTCAACATCAGACAATACCCAGTTGGTAAACACCAATCAGGTAAGGACACAACAGGCAAAAAGTTAGGATTCAAAACGATAATCAAACCATCAAAAGAAAAAGTCACCAAACACTACCGCAAACTAGCAGATATAGTGGATGCCCATAAAGCTTCTCCACAACACGTACTAATTTTAAAATTAGCCCCTATTATTAGAGGATGGTGTAACTACTACAAAACGGTATGTTCCAAAGACATTTTCGCCAAAGTATACAGTTTATTATTCCGTAAACTACTAAGATGGGGAATTCGCAGACATCCTAACAAACCAAAGAGCTACAGCATAAATAAATACTGGACTAGTAATAAATTGGACAACTGGACATTCGGATGCAGCAAGGAAGGAATTAAATACGTTCTCCCTCAGCATCGAAATACAGCTATTACTCGTTATACAAAAGTCAAAGGTGATGCTAGCCCCTACGATGGAAACTCAACGTATTGGGCAACGAGAATGGGTAAACACCCAGAAATCAAAGCCTCACTAGCAAGACTACTTAAAAAGCAAAAGGGTAAATGCAACCACTGTGGATTAACTTTCAAACCTGAAGATAGAATCGAACGCGACCATATTACCGCCACTAAAGCTGGTGGTAAAAATATAATCGATAATATACAGGTATTACACAAACACTGTCACGATGTGAAGACTAAAAAGGATTTACAGGCAATTAAACGTCATAAAATCCGCAAAGGATGGAACAAAGTCTATAAACAATTTCAAGAACAATTTGACAAGACAGATTGGATTTGGAGTGAAGACTTACCTACCTTAGTCTGA
- a CDS encoding group II intron maturase-specific domain-containing protein: MESALCAYSISPLLANIALHGLEDLIKKSFPRRQGRKDGKRWDSPTPNIIRYADDFVVLHKEIEVIERCKSLIETWLKDMGLELKPEKTRISHTLEEHKGNIGFEFLGFHIQQYKVGKYKSGVNGHKIPLGFKTRITPSKNSIKNHLVKIEEVIDKHRASKPDKIIGLLNPIIRGWCNYYKGVISSETFKLLDHLTYQKLRRWAKRRHPNKGKKWVKNKYWKPIDNRNWIFSNTHEGKITYKLINHSDTKIIRHIKVRGVKSPYDGDFVYWSQRLSAYPETPIRVRILLKRQKAKCTICKLSFTNQDILEVDHIKPISLGGKDTYKNLQLLHRHCHDNKSRQDYLEWQKQKYS; this comes from the coding sequence TTGGAAAGTGCGCTTTGTGCCTACTCTATTTCCCCATTACTCGCCAATATCGCTTTACACGGTCTGGAAGACTTGATTAAAAAGTCGTTCCCACGTAGACAAGGTCGTAAAGACGGTAAGCGATGGGATAGCCCAACACCAAATATCATCCGCTATGCCGATGATTTTGTAGTCCTTCACAAGGAAATAGAAGTCATAGAACGTTGTAAGTCTCTAATAGAAACATGGCTAAAAGATATGGGACTAGAACTTAAACCAGAAAAAACTCGAATAAGTCACACTCTTGAAGAACATAAAGGAAACATAGGATTTGAGTTCCTCGGCTTCCACATCCAACAATACAAAGTTGGAAAATATAAATCAGGAGTGAATGGACACAAAATACCTCTGGGTTTCAAGACAAGAATAACACCATCTAAAAATAGTATTAAAAACCATCTAGTAAAGATTGAAGAGGTTATCGATAAACATCGAGCTTCTAAACCCGATAAAATAATCGGATTACTAAACCCAATCATTAGAGGATGGTGTAATTACTACAAAGGCGTTATTAGTAGTGAAACATTTAAACTTTTAGACCACCTAACATATCAAAAACTCAGAAGATGGGCTAAGAGAAGACATCCAAATAAAGGAAAAAAATGGGTGAAGAATAAATATTGGAAACCTATTGATAACCGTAATTGGATATTCTCCAACACCCACGAAGGCAAAATCACCTATAAATTGATAAATCACTCGGACACTAAAATAATCCGACATATCAAAGTAAGAGGAGTAAAATCTCCTTACGATGGGGATTTTGTATATTGGAGTCAAAGGTTAAGCGCATACCCTGAAACCCCTATCAGAGTAAGAATCTTACTCAAGAGGCAAAAGGCAAAATGCACGATATGTAAACTGTCATTCACAAACCAAGACATCTTAGAGGTAGACCATATCAAACCGATAAGCTTGGGTGGGAAAGACACATACAAAAACCTTCAACTACTACATCGACATTGCCACGACAATAAAAGCCGACAAGATTACCTTGAATGGCAGAAACAGAAGTATTCATGA
- the ltrA gene encoding group II intron reverse transcriptase/maturase: MSDIIKTQRSLAIKAKFQKEHQFDHLYRLICRRDWIADVLKTILSNKGSKTPGVDGISKKALESEVAKSKFVKELESELRQKQFRPMPVRRIYIPKSNGKTRPLGIPTIKDRVVQMLVKMVLEPIYESDFLNCSNGFRPGRRTQDCIARLDSYINRRNKYYWVIEGDIKGAFDSIHHQILIKLLAQRISDEKFLKLIERFLEAGIMEGCLFKRTETGTPQGAICSPILANIYLHQLDLYWWNKYGNLHRKQKERRRINHMGNCALIRYADDWLLLTNGGKAEAIRLKEEFQAFLWKELKLELSPEKTHITHVNQGFDFLGFHVQRYVKSNDRPKMLVTPAQENIKKLKLKIKEMTRRKWFQDSPLLKISALNAVLRGWINYYRHTNTKKLAKDLDFWVNERLFLWLSKRHKVSKRKVLDRFKLRENGKRWNFGVLNGDNHLFLYRMSDLPLKKYRSRSPENPYLEGFGTLSAAQPEIPLSQIIWMGNAENVTWRELKEKIKAERGAKCECCGALGKLDLHHIIPRKSKGKDTEDNLQLLCRSCHALTPSFGRR, translated from the coding sequence ATGTCCGATATCATCAAAACCCAACGTAGTCTCGCCATAAAAGCAAAGTTCCAGAAGGAACATCAATTTGACCATCTCTATCGGCTCATTTGCCGTCGAGATTGGATTGCCGATGTCCTAAAGACAATTCTCTCAAATAAAGGGTCTAAGACACCAGGAGTCGATGGAATAAGCAAAAAGGCTCTAGAATCAGAGGTAGCAAAGTCTAAATTTGTGAAAGAGCTTGAAAGCGAACTGCGTCAAAAACAGTTCCGCCCAATGCCCGTTCGTCGAATATACATTCCTAAGTCTAACGGTAAAACTCGCCCATTGGGTATTCCTACAATCAAAGACCGAGTAGTACAAATGCTTGTCAAAATGGTGTTAGAACCTATTTATGAAAGCGACTTCTTGAACTGCTCCAACGGTTTTCGACCAGGACGCAGAACACAGGACTGTATCGCCCGATTAGATAGCTACATCAACCGACGCAACAAATACTATTGGGTTATCGAAGGGGATATCAAAGGAGCATTTGACAGCATTCACCATCAAATATTGATAAAACTGCTGGCTCAAAGAATCTCTGATGAAAAGTTCTTAAAACTAATAGAACGATTTCTTGAAGCGGGAATTATGGAAGGTTGTTTGTTCAAACGCACCGAAACGGGAACACCGCAGGGTGCAATCTGCTCGCCAATTTTGGCGAACATCTACTTACATCAGCTAGACCTCTACTGGTGGAACAAATACGGCAATCTTCACCGCAAACAGAAAGAACGTCGTCGAATAAACCACATGGGAAACTGTGCGCTGATTCGATATGCTGATGATTGGCTACTACTTACCAACGGTGGGAAAGCAGAAGCCATCAGGCTAAAAGAAGAGTTTCAAGCCTTCCTCTGGAAAGAACTAAAGCTCGAACTTTCACCAGAAAAAACGCACATAACTCATGTAAATCAAGGTTTTGACTTTTTAGGTTTTCACGTTCAAAGATACGTAAAATCTAATGACCGACCTAAAATGCTGGTCACTCCAGCCCAGGAAAACATTAAAAAGTTGAAGCTCAAGATTAAAGAGATGACGCGACGCAAGTGGTTTCAAGATTCACCATTGCTCAAAATCTCAGCTTTAAACGCAGTACTCAGAGGATGGATTAATTACTATCGCCATACTAACACCAAGAAATTAGCCAAAGATCTAGACTTCTGGGTTAACGAAAGGCTGTTTCTCTGGTTAAGTAAACGGCATAAAGTATCCAAACGAAAAGTACTAGATAGATTCAAACTCCGTGAGAACGGGAAGAGATGGAACTTTGGTGTACTCAACGGGGATAATCACCTTTTTCTTTATAGGATGAGCGATTTACCCCTAAAGAAATACCGTTCTCGTTCACCAGAAAACCCTTATTTAGAAGGGTTTGGAACATTATCAGCAGCACAGCCAGAAATACCTTTATCCCAAATAATCTGGATGGGAAATGCCGAGAACGTCACATGGCGCGAACTCAAAGAGAAAATTAAAGCTGAGAGGGGCGCAAAATGCGAATGTTGTGGCGCACTAGGAAAACTAGACCTGCACCACATCATACCGCGCAAAAGCAAGGGTAAAGACACTGAAGATAATCTTCAGCTACTATGTCGCTCTTGTCATGCCTTAACACCCTCGTTTGGTCGGAGGTAA
- a CDS encoding ribonucleotide-diphosphate reductase subunit beta, producing the protein MLANPIFNPSGDDRVENRSIWFGNTTNLMQLNDVRYSWAIGLYQQMRENFWIPQKLDLTQDVTDYWNLTTEERRAYDGILSYLTFLDSVQTCNIPHLKSCITAPEISLCMAEQMSQEGMHNQSYQYIIETVIPSDRRHLVYDFWRTDKVLADRCEFIAKIYQEYVDNPTPENYFVSLLADYLLEGIYFYNGFIFFYNLASRMLMPGSADIFKMINRDELSHVRLYQKLLPEAMQQFPHSVEQIYTMFDTAVQHECRWTDHIVGDNILGITTASTEQYTKYLANLRAKAIGLEPLYTEEKYQKSPYKHLERFSDTKKAGHTKANFFEAGVTSYVMSSGVSGWDEI; encoded by the coding sequence ATGTTAGCCAATCCAATTTTTAATCCTAGTGGTGACGATCGCGTAGAAAATCGTTCGATCTGGTTTGGTAATACCACTAACTTAATGCAGTTAAATGATGTGCGTTACTCTTGGGCAATTGGTTTGTACCAACAGATGCGAGAGAACTTTTGGATTCCCCAAAAGTTGGACTTGACCCAAGATGTTACCGACTACTGGAATTTGACCACAGAAGAACGCCGCGCTTATGACGGTATTTTGAGTTATTTAACCTTTTTAGATTCAGTACAAACCTGTAACATTCCCCATCTTAAAAGCTGCATTACCGCACCAGAAATTAGCCTGTGTATGGCGGAACAAATGTCACAGGAAGGAATGCACAATCAAAGCTATCAATATATTATCGAAACCGTCATTCCCAGCGATCGCAGACATTTAGTTTATGATTTTTGGCGTACTGACAAGGTATTAGCAGACCGCTGTGAATTTATCGCTAAAATCTATCAAGAATATGTCGATAATCCTACACCAGAAAATTACTTTGTTTCTTTACTAGCCGACTATTTATTAGAAGGAATATATTTCTACAACGGTTTCATTTTCTTCTACAATTTAGCATCGAGAATGCTAATGCCAGGTAGCGCGGATATTTTTAAAATGATCAACCGCGATGAACTATCTCACGTGCGACTCTACCAGAAGTTGTTGCCTGAAGCGATGCAGCAATTTCCGCATTCAGTCGAACAAATTTACACGATGTTCGATACGGCAGTGCAACATGAATGTCGCTGGACGGATCATATTGTCGGCGATAATATTTTGGGCATTACCACAGCCAGTACCGAACAGTATACTAAGTATCTGGCGAATTTACGCGCCAAAGCGATCGGTTTAGAACCGCTGTACACAGAAGAGAAGTATCAGAAAAGTCCCTACAAACATTTAGAACGTTTTTCCGATACTAAAAAAGCAGGACATACTAAGGCGAATTTCTTTGAAGCAGGCGTGACTAGCTATGTAATGTCATCGGGCGTTAGTGGTTGGGATGAAATTTAG
- a CDS encoding ribonucleoside-diphosphate reductase subunit alpha yields MQPTLFSTERTSIKDAKQTTHSSTDNAHLSSSEKTLSSNIQVVRRDGTPTSLNITKIRAVAEWACLGKDVNPITLEAGLTTRLRNGVTTREIQDNLIDCALSMCSPSEPDWRYVAGRLHIWSLWKDTIVSRGYGYGNYPATVKLQVNADRYDKKILVYSEEELAVAGSWINPEWDKDYDLAGAVLLMKRYLLDDELPQEAYLTCALLLASVEKPENRLSVAKQFYEAIASRKISLATPILANLRVPSGSLSSCFITGMDDNLESIFAEITNTARISKNGGGVGVNVSRIRATGSWVMGKANASGGVIPWIKLLNDTAIAVNQGGRRAGAVTVGVDVWHLDVPEFLEMQAENGDRRRKAYDIFPQLVIVDEFMRRVVERELWTLVDPYEVRIKLGIELAELWGDEFEAAYKIIEAELGNKIALYKQVDARELFKHIMRSQVETGMPYLAFKDTINRANPNQHEGYIPGVNLCCESFSNVKPGVEAHCCNLVSLNLANVEEVDIPHISTLAVRILDNTIDLTNPPFSASKTHNDKYRTIGVGCMGLADWLAKRHLTYTSLTEISDLFENIALACTTASMELARERGAYAAFAGSEWSKGKLIGAKPIEWFLTNSKQPERWVDLAANIQKYGIRNSHITAIAPNTSSSLVQGCTASILPVYSKFFYDKWAKGTVPIAPPFISDRFWYYHENKSLDQKIVVKAVATMQQWIDTGISMELLFNLNQGVYFPEEPERAIKAKDIFDTLVMAWQEGCKAIYYIRTVQKDDFKESNDACVACAN; encoded by the coding sequence ATGCAGCCAACTCTCTTTTCTACAGAACGTACATCTATTAAGGATGCTAAACAAACAACTCACAGCAGCACAGACAACGCGCATCTTTCTTCTTCAGAAAAAACTTTATCTTCCAATATTCAGGTTGTGAGACGAGATGGTACTCCAACTTCCTTAAACATTACTAAGATTCGTGCTGTTGCAGAATGGGCGTGTTTGGGAAAAGATGTCAATCCCATTACTTTAGAAGCTGGATTGACAACACGGTTGCGAAACGGTGTCACTACCAGAGAAATTCAAGATAATCTAATCGATTGCGCTCTATCGATGTGTAGTCCCTCAGAACCCGATTGGCGTTATGTGGCAGGAAGACTGCATATTTGGAGTCTGTGGAAAGATACTATTGTCAGTCGGGGTTATGGATATGGTAATTATCCCGCTACGGTTAAATTGCAGGTTAATGCCGATCGCTACGATAAGAAAATTTTAGTTTATTCCGAAGAAGAATTGGCTGTAGCTGGCTCCTGGATTAATCCTGAATGGGATAAAGATTACGATCTGGCAGGGGCGGTTTTGCTGATGAAACGCTATTTGCTCGACGACGAGCTGCCACAAGAAGCCTATTTAACTTGCGCTCTATTACTAGCGTCTGTAGAAAAACCAGAAAACCGACTGAGTGTCGCCAAGCAATTTTATGAAGCGATCGCCTCACGAAAAATTTCTCTGGCAACGCCAATTTTAGCTAACTTGAGAGTACCTAGCGGTTCTCTCAGTAGCTGCTTTATTACGGGCATGGATGACAATTTAGAAAGTATCTTTGCCGAAATTACCAACACCGCTAGAATTTCCAAAAACGGTGGTGGCGTAGGAGTTAACGTTTCTCGTATCCGCGCTACAGGTAGCTGGGTAATGGGTAAAGCCAACGCTTCGGGTGGTGTTATACCCTGGATCAAACTACTCAACGATACGGCGATCGCCGTCAATCAGGGAGGGCGTAGGGCTGGTGCGGTTACGGTTGGCGTAGATGTCTGGCATTTAGACGTACCCGAATTTTTAGAAATGCAGGCAGAAAATGGCGATCGTCGCCGTAAAGCCTACGACATTTTTCCCCAATTAGTAATTGTCGATGAATTTATGCGTCGGGTAGTCGAGCGAGAGCTTTGGACGTTGGTAGATCCTTACGAAGTCAGAATTAAATTAGGTATCGAACTGGCAGAACTTTGGGGCGATGAGTTTGAAGCAGCTTATAAAATAATTGAAGCCGAATTGGGTAATAAGATCGCTCTCTACAAACAGGTTGATGCTCGCGAACTTTTCAAGCACATTATGCGTTCTCAGGTAGAAACGGGAATGCCCTATCTAGCTTTTAAAGATACGATCAATCGTGCTAACCCCAACCAGCATGAGGGGTATATTCCAGGTGTCAATCTATGCTGTGAGAGCTTTAGCAATGTCAAACCAGGGGTAGAGGCACATTGTTGTAATCTAGTATCTCTCAATCTTGCCAACGTCGAAGAAGTAGATATTCCTCATATCTCCACTCTAGCGGTAAGAATTTTAGATAATACCATCGATCTAACTAACCCTCCTTTTTCAGCCAGTAAAACACACAACGATAAATACCGTACAATCGGAGTTGGCTGTATGGGTTTAGCCGACTGGTTGGCAAAACGCCATCTAACTTATACCAGCCTCACAGAAATTAGCGATTTGTTTGAAAACATAGCTCTTGCCTGTACCACAGCTTCAATGGAGTTAGCGCGAGAACGAGGTGCGTATGCTGCCTTTGCTGGTAGCGAGTGGAGTAAGGGTAAATTAATCGGAGCCAAGCCGATAGAATGGTTTTTGACTAATTCCAAACAACCAGAACGTTGGGTAGATTTAGCGGCAAATATTCAAAAATACGGGATTCGTAATTCTCATATTACTGCGATCGCCCCTAATACATCATCTTCTCTGGTTCAAGGATGTACCGCCAGCATCCTGCCAGTTTATAGTAAATTCTTTTATGATAAATGGGCAAAAGGCACCGTTCCCATCGCACCGCCTTTTATTAGCGATCGCTTTTGGTACTATCACGAAAATAAAAGTTTAGATCAAAAAATTGTCGTTAAAGCCGTTGCTACCATGCAGCAGTGGATCGATACGGGAATTTCTATGGAACTGCTATTTAATCTCAACCAGGGAGTTTACTTTCCTGAAGAACCAGAAAGAGCGATTAAAGCTAAGGATATATTCGATACTTTAGTAATGGCTTGGCAAGAAGGTTGTAAAGCTATCTACTATATACGCACCGTTCAAAAAGACGATTTTAAAGAGTCTAATGATGCGTGTGTAGCGTGCGCGAATTAA
- the pipX gene encoding transcriptional coactivator PipX, producing MNTQRNETYLNHPTFGLLYRICALDEEQEIFTTLYAQRLFFTVTIKVDRFTFEPMSRSDARLLIETRLRRLRNTSSEEYQQLYEIYQRTFQ from the coding sequence GTGAACACTCAGAGGAACGAAACCTATTTAAACCATCCAACCTTCGGACTGCTTTATAGAATCTGCGCTCTTGATGAAGAGCAGGAAATTTTCACCACTTTGTACGCTCAACGTTTGTTTTTTACAGTAACTATTAAAGTAGACCGCTTTACTTTTGAACCAATGAGTCGTTCTGATGCTCGATTATTAATAGAAACCCGTCTGCGTCGTCTGAGAAACACCTCATCCGAAGAATACCAGCAGCTTTATGAAATATATCAACGTACTTTCCAATAA